The DNA window GTCCGCGCCCCAATGAGTCGTTTTGGTTCGCGCCAAACATCTCACGCGGAACGGACGCCATGCAGCAGACTATCACATTCATCGTTGGGCTCAATCGCCTGTTCAATGTCCTCGACGCAGAGTTCGCCGCTGACTTGCTCGCCGTCGTTCGGAAGGTCGTGGCCGCGGTACAATGTTTTTTCCCGCCGGGAGATCAGGCCCGCCAGGTGCTTCCAGTTTGAGAGACGTTTGGAGCGACTGCTGCGGGAGGTCGGCCGCTTGATTTTCGAGCGAACGCTCCGGCGACTGGAGTCCGAACGCCGCCAGCAAACGGCCTCCTCTTTCACCTGGAACGGCGAAACCTATCGACGCAATCGGCGGACGGCCAACTCGATCGACACCCGCTTCGGCCGCGTCGGTTATGAGCGCTGGTTCTTCCAGAACAGCCAGCCCGGATCGCCCGGCGTCGCCCCGCTGGATGTGCGGTTGGGAATCGTCGCCGGCCGCATGACGCCGGGTTTGGCGGAAGTAACCGGCCGACTCGCCGCCGACATGCCGCAACAGGCCGCCTTGCAGATGCTGCGGGAACGCTTCGCGGTGCAGATGTCGGTCGATTCTTATCGCCGGGTCGTCGCCGAACTGGCCGCGGAGGTTCGCACCGTGCATGACGAAGAGGCGATCGAACAACTGCTCGACTGGCTCCGGCAAGCTCGCCAAAGCCAAGGAAAACACGACGTTTTGTTGCAGGCGGGACGCGACGGCGTGTTCGTTCAAACGCGTCCGTGTTGGGAGGAAGCGGCATGCGCGACGCTGGCCGTTTACGACCGAAAGCGAAAACGAGTGGGAACCATCTACCTGGGCCAGATGCCCGAAAGCGAACAGCCGACCATGACGCGGCGACTGACAAACGTCATCGAAGGCGTGCTCCGCGGCCTGGGCGACGACCTGCCCGCCTTGCGGTATGTGACCGATGCGGGCTGTCATCCGCAGGCCTATTATCATGACGTCTTGGCGAAGATGAAACATCCGCTCACGCAGCAACCTTTGCCGTGGAGTTGGGGCGTCGATTTCTTTCACGCCTGTGAGTACGTGGCGAAGCTGGCCGCGGCCATTTATGGAACCGGCGCGGAGAGCGCCAATCAGTGGGCCGAAGAGCAGCGGCGTACGCTGCGGGACGATCCGAGCGGCGTCTCCAAACTGATCGCTCGCGCGGCCCAGCAGAAGCGCCGCCATGGTCTGCGCGGGACGAAGAAGGATTACGCCTCGGCGCTGAACTACTTCAAGAAGTATCGCGACTACATGGACTACGCGGCGCGTCGCGAGCGGGGCGAGCCGATCGGCAGCGGAATCACCGAAGCAGGCTGCAAAGTGATCTTCAACCAACGGCTAAAGCAATCCGGCATGCGTTGGGGCCGCCCGACCGGGCAATACATCGTCGACCTAAGAACCGCCCATCGCAGCCGACTCTGGCGAAGAATCTGGAACCGCCTGATGACCGCCGCACGCCCGCTCCCGCCGATAACTCAAGCGATTAGTGAATACGACGCCGAAATGAACTAACATCGGCGGCTACCAGGCCGACTGCACCCGTTCGCAACAGGAACGATGTACTTCCAAACAATTGTTCGATCCTGCGTCACTTCAATGCAAGCTCCTGAAGGCCCTGCACCGATGAGAGTATTTCCATTGGGTAAGCGCTGGGCGCTACCCAGGAAGGGCGCAGGCGGCAATCCGCCCTCAATGACCGTATTGTACTGCCAGACCAGTCCGGACGGCTCAAATGGCTCGCCATAAGCGGGTTGGGTGTAGGAACCATTTCTTCGCAACGGAGGAGTGAACTCCTGAACGCTCGAGCCCGCTGGGAACTGATTGTTGAGGAACAAAATATTTCCGACACCTTTGCCTTTGGGAATCGTGTATCCGAATTCCGTGAAACGATCAATCCAGCCGACGCCATGTTGAAAAAAGCTTGTTTGCGGGTGAGAGGTGTCGGCTCCCAAATAGGTTGCCGGGTCTCCCCAACGATACAGCAGGTCTCCAGGCTCGCTAAAGAGTTGAGATAAAAGCACTTCACCGAAAAAATTACCGAAAATTCTTGTGAATAACTTTTGATACAGCTTGTAGAGGTAGAGGTCGATTGTCGTGAACTTTTTGATAATCCAAATCTCGTTATTCGAACTTATCAGTATCTGGTTGAGCTTCGGGTCGTATTGGACCGCGTTAATGCGTGGAGCTCCGTTTTCGGGATCCCACTTCGAAGGATAGTCCTTAGAATTTTCCCCTTCGGGTATCAGGTGATCCAGCAGATGCCATTCCCAGACAATGGTTCCGCCGACACCGTGAGCCGGAAGAGACGAGTTATCCCAATTGGAATAGTTCGGTTTGACTTCGATCAGGTGCTCCCAATTGCCGGGATAGTCAACGTTCTTCTCCCAAGCCGTAATAAGGATATTGCCGTTGGGCAAACGCTTGGGGGAGAATAGGGCCATCCATTAATCGTTGACAACCCGACGCGATTTCGTTAAATTCCAATCTTTCCATCCCCCTTCCCTTTGAGTTCTGAGGCGTCCCGACATGGCCCGTACTCCGCGGCGTGAAGTGATTGATGAATCGACGGTTGGCGTGTTTCATTGCGTCAATCGCTGTGTGCGACGGGCGCTTTTGTGTGGGCAGGATCCGGTGTCGGGGCAGGATTTTGACCATCGCCGGGCGTGGATTCAGCGGCGAATGGAGTTTCTGGCCGGCGAGTTCGGCGTCGAGGTGCTCGGCTTTGCCGTGATGAGCAACCATCTGCATGTCATCCTGCGCACCCGGCCCGATGTGGTGGCCGAGTGGTCCGACGAAGACATCGCGATGCGCTGGTGGAACCTGTTTCCGCTGCGGCGCGAACAAGACGGCTCGCCGGCCGAACCGACCGAGGCGGAACTCGGCATGTTGCTGTGCGACTCCAAAGTGCTGGCCGAACGGCGGCAGCGGCTGTCGAGCCTCTCGTGGTTCATGCGATGCCTGGCCGAGCCGATCGCCCGGCGGGCTAACAAAGAGGACGAATGTACCGGTCGCTTCTGGGAAGGCCGCTACAAATGCCAGCCGCTCCTCGATGAAGCGGCCCTGCTCGCGTGCAGCGTCTACGTCGATCTCAACCCCGTGCGAGCTGGCATCGCCGCCACGCCGGAAACGAGCCGTCATACTTCGGGTTACGAGCGTATCGAAGCCAGCAAGACGGAGAGTGACACAACCCGACACTCAGACACACCCAATGCAAAACAATCACCGCGGCAGGACGACTGGCTCAGCCCGATCGAACTGGACGAGCAAAGCGAACGCTCCACCGCCGCACCCGCACGCCGGGCCTCGCATCGCGGGTATCTCTCGCTGGATCTCACGGCGTATTTGAAACTGCTCGACTGGACTGGCCGGCAGATCCGCCGCGGCAAGCGCGGGGCGATTCCGTCTGACCTGGCGCCGATTCTGGAGCGTCTGCAGATCTCGTCCGACCTCTGGGTGGACACCGTCCAGAACTTCCGCAAGGTCTTCCACCGCGCCGCCGGCGCCCCCGCCACGCTCGCCGCCGAAGCCGCCCGCCAGGGGAAACGCTGGCTGGCCGGCATGCAAACCGCTCGCGCATGTTTCGCTGGCTAGCCATCCGCCAGTTCCTTCAAGTCCTTGCAAAAACGCTTGCGCCGTGCTTCCATCTGCGTTAGTCTTTTCGCATAACCACTGATGTCAAACACTCCCCTGAGTCCGCCAGGAGTGGGCTAACGCACTCTACTTCCGAGCTTGATTCTGTATGGTGATTGCCTCGGAAGATCCGCAAGATGACGCTTTGGCGCGGCTTCGCAATCCAGGCTAATGACCTGTTTCCTTCCTGTGAGGCATGGACTGTCGCGACGCAGCCGTAAGGAGAAGGCTGCATCGTTTCAGGGGTTGCGATTGCCGGGATTGGCAAGTCGGGCGAATCGATATTTTGGGAAATGGGCCTGGTCGATCACGTCGGTGACAGCGCGCAGGCTGACTTGCCTGGCGCCCTTTTCTTGGTTTGTCAGGACCGGCCCAGTTACCGCGTTCCAGCCGAGTCCTCGGGAGGGAAAGACCACGAACATCGGCAAGTCGGCCTCAGGCGGATACGCCACGACCAGATCACCGCGATTTGCCGACTTCTTCGCCCAATCCACGGGATCCAAAGGCCCATCCTTTGGCGGCGACGTCCATCCTTCTTGCCTGGCAGTCTCGGATTCAAAGAACTTGCGCATGTCCGACGGCGGCTTCCCTTCCGGAAGTCTGTTCAATTTGCGGTATTCGTTTGCAATCGCGTTGATGTTCTCGTCGTCGCTTTTGTAACGGGATTTGGGATTTTCTTTTACCGCTTGCACGAGGGTTTCCGCCTCTGCAGGAAACGAATCGTTCGAGCCAGGATCGACCACGACTTCGACAGCCGCCACATATTTGCTGCTGCGCAGCTGAGCCGCCCATTGCTGCGCTTCTGCGAGATTCGAAGTGACGCCTTCGAGGAGTCCGACCGTGGGCACATCGGTGCGATAACTGGAAACGGAATAGGTCGTAGGAAAGGCGCTATCAGGCCAATCGCCATCGACTTCTTCCTGCCGGACGGCTCGCTCGAACAGCTCGCGAGTAACACGATTGCGACGCTCGCCCACGCCGATGCGGTTGGACTCCTTCAAGGCTGTCTCCCAGTCGCGCTTCTTGACTGCCTTGGTGAAATTGGGAAACTTGCCTTGGACGTTGCCCACATTGTAAACCATATCAACGATCGCCTCCTGGACCGAGTCGGGATAGCTGGCGAGATCGGGAAACTGCACGGCAAACGCGCACTCTGCGGGACCTGGGCTGTTTGGGGGACGGGGCGCGCTGACCGGGGTTTTCTGCACAATTGACTGCTTGGGAGAATGGCGTTTCAGCACCTTCAACTGGCGATCATGATGACAGAAATTCAGTTCGATAATGTCGACTCGATCCTGACAAGTTTCGGCGAACTCACCGACCCCCGTTCGCATATCAACAGGCTCCATCTCTTCGGCGATCTGCTGGTCATTTCGATCATGGCAGTCATCGCTGGCGCGGATGGGCCGCAGGCGATCGGAATCTGGGCGAAGCACCATCAAACCTGGTTGAAAAAACACCTGGTGTTGCCCCATGGCGTCCCCTCGCACGACACGTTCGGACGCCTGCTTGGCCTGCTGAAACCGGCGGCCTTTCAGAAGTGTTTTGAAGCCTGGATTCGGTCGATCGCGCCGCTTGATAAAGAGACCGACTTGAATCAAATTGCGATCGACGGCAAGGTCCTCAAGCGTAGCCACGATCGCAAACGCAAGCTGGGGCCGTTGTGGCTTGTCAGCGCCTGGTCGGTCGATCGTTCGCTCAGTCTGGGACAGCTGGCCACGGACGAAAAATCGAACGAAATCACGGCGATTCCCGAGCTTTTGGAGAATATCGAGGTCCAGGGAGCTGTGGTCACCATCGACGCCGCCGGCTGTCAACGCGAGATCGCCAGGAAGATCATCGACGGCCACGGCGACTACCTTCTGGCGCTCAAGGGGAATCAAGGAAAACTTTACGAAGCGGTGACAGACTACATCCTCCTGCACATGGAAAACGACTTCGCAGATATCCCGGCAAGACGCTTCACGGAAACGCTCCACGGCCACGGACGCGTCGACGAAATCACCTACTATCAGATGCCTGTTCCGAAGGATCTGGTGAACCGGGAAAAGTGGCCGGGATTGAAAACGATTGGCGTCGCGATTCGGCAAAGCGAGAGCGGTTCGAAGACTTCGAGTGATGCTCGCTTCTACATCGGCTCGATCGCCCTGGGGGTCAAGAAATTCGCCCGTTATGTGCGTGGCCATTGGGCGATCGAGAATACGCTTCACTGGTGCCTGGATGTGACGTTTCGTGAGGACGAAAATCGGGTGCGTGAGCGGACGACCGCGGACAATCTGGCGTGGCTGAAACGCTTCGCCCTGAGCATGCTCAAGCAGCAAGATGACAAGTACAGCATCGCCATGCGTCGCCGCGTCGCCGGCTGGGACCTCGACTACCTCGCCAAAATCCTCGGAATTCCCGTACTATAGTGTGCGTTTGCCGTGCGGGAAACTGGCGTTTGGCTTCTTCGACATATTGTGGGTAAATCAGCTCGAACAAGGACTTCTGCTGTTCCAGAGTGATTTCGGGCAGCTGATTTTCGTCGATGTATTTCTTGGCCTTCGCTCCCTGGAGGCCCGCCGCCCGGGCGTACAGCATGGCGTCGCCGTGACTCAATCCGGCTTCCATCAGATCGCGAATCACAACATCGACCGACCTTTCTTTGAGATCGTATCCCCGACCGATCGTCAGCCCTGACTCCTGGCTGGGAACGTGGGGCGTGCGACTGTGATACCGGCCGCCTTCGGACCCCTCGAAGTCGAACGTACTCTGTCCCTGCTCAACCTTGAGATGCGGGCTTTGTGCATTCGCCGTGTTGACGAAGACCAGGGTAGCGAAACTGATCGACAGAAGAAGCCTGCCCGAGGCGTATCGTTGGCGGACCATAAGATAATTCCCGAAAGACGGTAAATGCGGAAAGTAGCGCGCAAACAATCGACCCTGGCGCCTTGATTCGCCAGAGTCGATATTGCGGTTGACAGGATGGGAAGCTAGTTCCGGGTCAGGTAGTTTGTAAACTTCCGACCGTCATCTTCTCTCGTTTCAGTAAACTGCAATCGATTCTGTGTAGTAATAGTGCTTACATGGCTCCACTGTCCGTCGTTCGTTCGCATGGTGATGGTCGTCCCGCGCTGTTCCCACCTTCCCGCTCCGGAGTAAGGACGATCTACCCCGCCGAAGAAATAGACGGTAGTTCCGTCGCTGTTCAATCGAAGTTTTAGCCAATTCCCTACGCTGTCCCTGCCGGACCAATTGCCGGTGAAACTTACCTTTTGCACGCGATTGGCGAGCGAAGCAATCTGACCCTGGGCTTGCTCTCGTTGTCGACGGAAGTTGCTGTTGAACTGTTCGAGCGACGACTTGCTCCCGGCCAGCAGTTCCTGCTGCTGTTTTTGGCGACGCCTTCTGGTCGCAAAATCTTCTTGCATTTGCTGGTAGCCTTCCGCATCTTTCAGATAGTCGATTGCCAGCAGGCTGTCTTCGTTCCCTTCGCCGTCGGGTCCATAGTACTTGTAATAGACATCGTCGTTATACGGATTCGACGATCCGATACGCGCGTAGCCGGTTTCTTTCAGATCAATTCCGGTTTCTTCTTTGTAGCTTTTGAAGAAGTCGTCCCGCCGCTGGGTAAATTCTTCGTCAAAGGTTTTCAAGCGGCTTCCGTATTCCTGTTCCCACGCCTGGGCCATGGCTGCCTTGTTGGATTCAAAACTGGCTTTCGTCGGGTTGGCGCCGACGTTTGTCAGCACGTCTTGAATGGTTCCGGCGATGGCGGAGTCGAATTCCATTTGCCGCGCCGTTGTGTTGTATTCCACGATCGAATCCCGGGCCTCGCCGTAGGCCGACTTGATCTGGGTTTCGGTGTTTTCCCACAACGTATCGGCCTGGCGCCGCAGAGCGCTTTGCTGTTCGATGACGGCGGCCGCTTGCGACATGCTCAGACTCGAATCTTCGAGCTGTGAGCCGATCTCGTCGATCTGCTCGTAGATGTTCGCGACAGATTCACTATAACCGCTCGCAATGTCTTCGGGCCTGGTTTGGGCCTGGGCATGGCTGCTCGAAATACCGAGCAACAAGGTGAGCAAGGCGGCCAGATGGGTTCGGGAAATGGTCATGGGAAACCTCCTGCGAGAAAAAGAAAGATGTCAACGTGAATCCGCTGCTTAGTTGGCGACCACTGAAGAGTGACTCGGAAAAGCGGTTCGAACAAAATCCGCGTCGGCGGTGGAAAGAAGGGTGAAGTCGACCGTGTAGTCCAGATCGTTCTTTCGCAAAATGATGCTCTCGCTCGTCACATGGACCAGTTCCGCAACGCAAGAGCGACCATCGCGAAGGGTCCAGGTGCGTGTCGAGACGTCGTCGGCTTCGGGCTGCAGCAACTCTTCCGCCTCGCTGGCCGACTGACTCTTCTCCAGCTGCACCCGCAGGGTCTCGGGGATCTGGAGAATTGGCAGTTCTGGCGGCAACGCGACAATCTCCGGCAGTTCAAAAGGGTCGGCCTCGCGACTCGGATTTCCCGGACCGTTCGCCTGCTGGCCGCCGTTCCCCTGAGCACCCGACCGCGAAACGCAGCAATTCGCCGGGATGCAGCAATTCGCCGGGATGCAGTAGCGGATCGGAGGACAATAGTTCACCCTTACGCAGCAACGCGTTTGCGGCAAACAGGGGCGACAACGCACCGTGCGAAACCTGCGGCACGACTGGGCCGAAGCCGAAACGGGCGTCAACAGGCAGCAAACGGCCGTTACAGCGAGCAATCCTGCCAGGCACGCCCATCGGCTGGGGCCGCCGAGAACAGAGAACGAGCTTTGCGGTGTCTTCGACATCTTGCGTTCCTCCAATTCGGAAAGTGAACGGATTGAACAGGTCGCTCAATCTCTCACTACCAATAACGCCAGGGTGTGACACTCGGGCGACATCTGTTTCCCAGGCTCCAGTCCGAGAGAGGAAAAGCGGCAGCAGAACGCCCCGGCCAGCGGCAACCGCAAGGGGTGTACGACACGGTTTGGGGGAGAAATCCGATCGCACGGGAATGTCCGGCGCAAGCAGCGTCGTCATGGCTACGAGGCCAAAGCTTTGCCGCCTCCCATGGGTCCTGGTAAAACGGGGAGACCTTCATTTGACGTGCGCGGGAAGAAGGCGATGGGAATCTGGCTGGCAGTCAGACTGATGTTTGCACTGTCCCTGTTCCTGACAGGCCTGCTGGGAGTTTTCAATGCGCACCGGCTCGCAAAAGGAACCAGGCGTGACGCCGACCACCCAGTTTTTTTGGATCGGCCTGACAATTACGAGCACCGCGGGGTCGATGTTTCTCTTTTTTTGCCTGCTTGACGCGAGCGAACTGGTTCTTCCTTCATCTGCCGAGGCCCGTGGTTAGAATCAAGTCGCCAAGGGATGATCCTGTGCGGAGAACTCACGCTGACGGGCCTGGCCTTTCTGCTGTTCTCCCGCGCCGCCGTCGGTCGACCGCGATGGGTGAAGCCGCTGCTCTCGATCAACGTCCTGCTGTTTGCGGCGTGATGCGTCTCCTGCGCCTACACGGGTGTCTCTTCCAAAGGAATCGATCCGCGGACAACAAGCGGTAATCTGTTTTTTGACACGGCTTCTGGCGGTATCGTTATTCTCGGTTATCTTGGAAATGGGGTCGCGGCGCTGATATTCATTGCCTTCCCGATCCGATCTCTCTATCGCCTGCCGCCAGAGTGAAACGGGAGGAAACGGCCCGGTTTGTGTCCCTCAAAGAATGACGGACGCCGGCGGCGCTGGCGTCCTTGTCGCCCGAATGGGGGTCCTGATAGAATTTCTGTATGCTTGCTTGTATCGATACCTGGTATTCGGCAGAAGTCTCTCGCACGGCGCTCGTGCTTTTTGCAAACTGGCCTGATGCTACCGCGACGCGGGAAATTGTAGAGGAAGCATCCCATCAGCCCAGCGAGTACATTCCCGGAGAGTTCTTTCGGCGTGAGTTGCCGTGTATCCTTTCCGCCGCACATCCGTTTCTGGACACCCTCGACACGCTGGTCATAGATGGTTACGTATGGCTGGATTCGTCGGGCAGAAAGGGACTCGGCGCCATGCTTCACGAGGCGGTCGATAAATCGATCAACGTGATCGGTGTGGCGAAAACACGATTCAGCGGAAGTGCGGGGGTGGAAGTGTTACGGGGCGCCAGCCGCAAGCCGCTGATCGTTACTGCGGTGGGAATGGACGACTCCCACGCGGCCCAGCTTGTTCAATCCATGCACGGGGAACACCGGATTCCCACACTCCTCAAACGAGCAGATTTTCTTTCACGACAACCGGTCAAAGCTCCGGCAGAAAACGGGGACAAACCCTGAATGGCTCCGCGAGAACAAGGCCGGCCATTCCGCGGACGTTCTCTCGCCGACAGGAGCCATTACGCGGTTCCGCCTGCTTTGCCCCACTCCCCCGGTCCGGCTAAAATCCGGGTGGTTTGATTATCGCCAGGTGAGATTTTCAGCGTGAGTGAAATGCGAGTTCGAAAACGGGACAAGATGGATGGCGAGACTGCCATCTCTTTTGCCATCGAATGCTTCCAGCAGTTTCACTCGCGTGATTCATGCCCGGAATGGTTGAGCCGTTGCACGACGATAGGCTATTTCTGGGATGAAAACGACAACTATATCGTTTCGTTTTCGGTTACCCCCAAGGCAACGAACGATGGCGTGAGCTATTTCAAAGTTTCCGTCGATCCGGCCACCTCGGAAACGCGAGTCTTGCTCGACAGCAAGCTCTCACAATACGCAGGGGAAGACCTTCAAGGCTATTTGAAGTGACGATGCAACCGAGCAAAACGGAACGACGGTAACGGGCCGCGTCCCCAGGGCGCGATCCATGCCGCCGCGGCATGGCGTCCAATGGCGATCCCGCTGGCACTTGCCGGCCTCGCGGCGCATGCGGACGACGCTCCGAAGTTCGATCGTTCGGTGAAGTTCGCAGAGAACTTCGAAGCGGCGATTCCTCGTCCCGAACAGGACGCAGCGACGACCGGGAAACTTGCCGCGCTGCGGAAGCAGACGGGCAAGCGGCCGAACATTGTCTGGATCGTCGTCGACGACATGGGCTATGGCGATCCCGGCTGCTACGGCGGCGGCGCGATCGCCGGGGCGTCAACTCCCAACATCGACCGGCTCGCGGCAGAGGGACTCCAACTCATCTCGTGCTATGCCCGGCAAACCTGCACGCCGACACGTTCCGCGATCCTCACGGGCCGCCTGCCGTTTCGGACTGGGCTGACCCGTCCTATCCTCGCCGGGGACAAGGTGACGAAGAATCCCTGGGAGGACGAGTCCAGTCTGGCCCGTTTACTTAGCGACTCCGGCTACTTCACTCTGCTTACCAGCAAGTGACACATCGGCGAAGGCGAAGAGATGCGACCGCACGACGTGGGCTTCGACGAGTTCTATGGCTATTACCCCGCGCAGAAAGAAATCTCGCAGCGGTTCGACCCCCGCCGCTTCCCGGGCCTTGTTCTTAACCCGGAACGGCTCGCTGCGTTCGAGGCCTTCGGCCCGACCGACGCACTGACTCACGGCTTCAAGGGAGGCCCGACGAAGGAGCTCGCCAAGACTGCTATCGCCCTGTTGGCGTGCTATAATGCGGCTCATGTTGACTACCTTTTTCCTACCGCTGGTGCGCGTGCTGGCTCTGGTTGTTGCTGTCGGGCTGACGGCGGCGGCGAGGGCTGAGGATCGATTGACGTTTGAGCAGCATGCGGCGCCGATTCTCAAGGCGCATTGCTGGGAATGTCATGGCGGAGCGAAGCGCGAGGCGGGCCTGGACCTGCGGCGACGCTTCGCCTTGCTGGACGGCGGCGATAGCGGGCCGGCGATCAAGCCGGGCAAGCCGGACGACAGTCTGCTGCTGGAGATGATCGCCGACGGTCAGATGCCGCCGGACGGAAAGACGCCGCTTGCTCCCCAGCAGATCGCGACCCTGCGGGCGTGGATCGCTGACGGAGCCGCCATCGCCGGCGAGAGCGAAACCCCGCTGCCTGCCGATGACGAGAACGCCAGGTTCAGCGAAGAACAACGTCGCCACTGGGCATTCCAGCCGGTCCAGGCGATCGCGCCGCCGGCTGTTGCGGATACGTCCTGGCTGCGCACGCCGGTCGATGCGTTTCTGCTCGCAGCGCTGGAGCAGCATGGCTGGCGGCCTGCCGCGGCCGCTTCCCGACGGGTGCTGATTCGCCGGGTGACTTTCGACCTGACCGGTCTGCCGCCGTCGCCGGAGGCGGTCGAGGCGTTTATCAACGATCGTTCCGCGGATGCGTATGAAAGAGTTGTCGACGCGCTGCTGGCCAGCCCGCGGTATGGGGAAAGGGC is part of the Lignipirellula cremea genome and encodes:
- a CDS encoding transposase, translated to MIFERTLRRLESERRQQTASSFTWNGETYRRNRRTANSIDTRFGRVGYERWFFQNSQPGSPGVAPLDVRLGIVAGRMTPGLAEVTGRLAADMPQQAALQMLRERFAVQMSVDSYRRVVAELAAEVRTVHDEEAIEQLLDWLRQARQSQGKHDVLLQAGRDGVFVQTRPCWEEAACATLAVYDRKRKRVGTIYLGQMPESEQPTMTRRLTNVIEGVLRGLGDDLPALRYVTDAGCHPQAYYHDVLAKMKHPLTQQPLPWSWGVDFFHACEYVAKLAAAIYGTGAESANQWAEEQRRTLRDDPSGVSKLIARAAQQKRRHGLRGTKKDYASALNYFKKYRDYMDYAARRERGEPIGSGITEAGCKVIFNQRLKQSGMRWGRPTGQYIVDLRTAHRSRLWRRIWNRLMTAARPLPPITQAISEYDAEMN
- a CDS encoding aryl-sulfate sulfotransferase, with the translated sequence MALFSPKRLPNGNILITAWEKNVDYPGNWEHLIEVKPNYSNWDNSSLPAHGVGGTIVWEWHLLDHLIPEGENSKDYPSKWDPENGAPRINAVQYDPKLNQILISSNNEIWIIKKFTTIDLYLYKLYQKLFTRIFGNFFGEVLLSQLFSEPGDLLYRWGDPATYLGADTSHPQTSFFQHGVGWIDRFTEFGYTIPKGKGVGNILFLNNQFPAGSSVQEFTPPLRRNGSYTQPAYGEPFEPSGLVWQYNTVIEGGLPPAPFLGSAQRLPNGNTLIGAGPSGACIEVTQDRTIVWKYIVPVANGCSRPGSRRC
- a CDS encoding lysozyme family protein — protein: MKVLKRHSPKQSIVQKTPVSAPRPPNSPGPAECAFAVQFPDLASYPDSVQEAIVDMVYNVGNVQGKFPNFTKAVKKRDWETALKESNRIGVGERRNRVTRELFERAVRQEEVDGDWPDSAFPTTYSVSSYRTDVPTVGLLEGVTSNLAEAQQWAAQLRSSKYVAAVEVVVDPGSNDSFPAEAETLVQAVKENPKSRYKSDDENINAIANEYRKLNRLPEGKPPSDMRKFFESETARQEGWTSPPKDGPLDPVDWAKKSANRGDLVVAYPPEADLPMFVVFPSRGLGWNAVTGPVLTNQEKGARQVSLRAVTDVIDQAHFPKYRFARLANPGNRNP
- a CDS encoding ISAs1 family transposase translates to MMTEIQFDNVDSILTSFGELTDPRSHINRLHLFGDLLVISIMAVIAGADGPQAIGIWAKHHQTWLKKHLVLPHGVPSHDTFGRLLGLLKPAAFQKCFEAWIRSIAPLDKETDLNQIAIDGKVLKRSHDRKRKLGPLWLVSAWSVDRSLSLGQLATDEKSNEITAIPELLENIEVQGAVVTIDAAGCQREIARKIIDGHGDYLLALKGNQGKLYEAVTDYILLHMENDFADIPARRFTETLHGHGRVDEITYYQMPVPKDLVNREKWPGLKTIGVAIRQSESGSKTSSDARFYIGSIALGVKKFARYVRGHWAIENTLHWCLDVTFREDENRVRERTTADNLAWLKRFALSMLKQQDDKYSIAMRRRVAGWDLDYLAKILGIPVL
- a CDS encoding endonuclease V, translating into MLACIDTWYSAEVSRTALVLFANWPDATATREIVEEASHQPSEYIPGEFFRRELPCILSAAHPFLDTLDTLVIDGYVWLDSSGRKGLGAMLHEAVDKSINVIGVAKTRFSGSAGVEVLRGASRKPLIVTAVGMDDSHAAQLVQSMHGEHRIPTLLKRADFLSRQPVKAPAENGDKP
- a CDS encoding sulfatase-like hydrolase/transferase is translated as MAIPLALAGLAAHADDAPKFDRSVKFAENFEAAIPRPEQDAATTGKLAALRKQTGKRPNIVWIVVDDMGYGDPGCYGGGAIAGASTPNIDRLAAEGLQLISCYARQTCTPTRSAILTGRLPFRTGLTRPILAGDKVTKNPWEDESSLARLLSDSGYFTLLTSK